One Danaus plexippus chromosome 3 unlocalized genomic scaffold, MEX_DaPlex mxdp_25, whole genome shotgun sequence genomic window, gtatGCATAATATTGTTTCcggattttataaacaaagtatttaaatatatttcatctcTGTGTGTTTCCTATACGAAACATATAAACGAAAACCCTTTCAATATATCCATCAAATGATTAACAAGTGACAAAGCACAACATATATGGCAAAAGATATCGAAACCAGTAAAACTTGACCTCACTTATCTTGAGCGTAATACTGCTGCGCGAGGTCATTCAGTTCTCGCCGTAATTGTTGCGCCTGAGCCCTTAACGCTTGCTCTCTAGTTCGAATTACTCTGTACAGTTCCTCCTTTTCCTCTGTACGTTGTTTCACCAACCAGCGTAAATAGAGCTCTAGAAAAAGTAGGTATACTGAGATATTTTACatccatacaaaaaaaaaattagtccAAACATTGACTAGGTTTTGCAAAGTATGtttccttaataataatacatagtaCGATTAGATGGAAATAATCATGTATGGAAGATgaaacttgttttatatttatttacttccatatatttctaaaattaagcaaatattatatatatatatattgagttaACCGTCTTTGTATGTCACACACCTTCCCATATAACATAGCTCATGGGTGCCACCGACGGCCAGATGACGTCATGCGTGGGGTCATACAAGGGGTTGATGTACACGGCCAGCTCTTCAGGCTGGTTCATCCACGACCACAAGCTGGTCGTTTGGTCGTAAACGCCCAGTGCGGACCGCTCGCGGTCACTATCGCATAAGAACGATCCTGAAAGATAGGACCCATTATATACACCATGAACGGAACTTGAAAAGTAGCTCATATTATTGTCtaacatgaaatataaaccCACCAAACTGACTGGCGTAGGCGTGCTCGAACAGCGTTATGAGGAAGCACTGTCGGTACTCGAAGCTGCACGGGAACTGCTCCAGGAACTGCCGCACGCAGTCCAGGAAGAGGGTGAAAGTGGGCGCCGCGCGGGGGCGGGACGAGTACGGACCGGAAGTGACACGGCTCTGGAAGGGATGGCCGCCTTGCAGCCATTCACGGTCGATTAAGGCCTGCAGTCTGGAATATTAAATGGTATCTTATATTTGACTACTTTTTGGCCGCCATTTTCGTTGTCATCGGCCTTGAATGaatgaatatgtatttaacatattagATATGTCAGCGAAACGTCACAATTGTAAGTACAACATACAAATGTGTCCACGTGAATTAAATAAtgcgttatataaaattaagtataaattataacctatatgttagtatatttaatttatattatttgaaagtttcatcaaaatcgtttAAGCATATTTTACGTGAATGTGTAACGAACAAACGTAcaaactttcgcatttattaAAGTGGAATATCAAGTCAAAGTATTTGCACTACCGTATTCAAAAGCTATTTTATTGATACTGGAAttgtattaaacatatttttacctctgttacgtacgcgcaacatattaaaaaataaatgagcatcgccggggcaatgtcgttgtatggataaatatcatataacgagtgacgccgctgactccgcggaaactacaccaagccgtgtgaaccagaagattcctgataccacacaagcaatGGAATGGGATTTCTATCCTAACActggggcaatcatgtagtcttaggtataggttaaaagttttaatatgtaattcttattataatatacgtataagTGATACAAGTTATACAACAACCCTATATAATTCATCATGGCTATAAAGTCTAATATAAACAGCTAAATACTATGTATGATAATGCTTACCCTCTGATAGTCCGACTGTCTGGATTGAGGATGATTTGTACTAAGGAACAGACGAGTAAGGTAGCGTCTTCACCTCTGGTACCATGCACCAAAACTGGCTCGGATCTctgaatttatatgaaaaagtattaaagTATAGAATTTTTCTCTatactgttaaaataattttgatatataaaaataaacaagtagAGATATAGAATATTTGTAGTGCTTATGTActgtgatattaataatttagagTACCtagacataatatatttttattatgtacctGGTGAATATGTTGTGCGATGATACAAGCTGTGTGCAGAGAGTTCCTGACCGACTCCGGCCACCCGCAGGACTCCAGACGAGACAGCCATTTGTCACACGATATCTCACGATCTATACAGGCTGTGAAATaggtttgttataattatttaaatgtaaccttttaacaacaaatagaataaatatatatcataaaatatcaatgCTAGTCTAAATATTCTAGAAGACACAGGTTCTGTCCTGCATGTGTCGATGAATGCAATGTTGATGCTttagtgttaaaatataattacagtaatttaatcaatatataaaatttttcaaacacaCTCTTTATGATTATCTATGTTTATCATTATATGGCTATGTTATCTATGGTTCTGTGTTGTGACTCTGTATACTTTCAATCAGTTTTGAGAAGCTCTCCAGCAGCGGTTGTTGATTGTCGACTTCATCCATCGGTCTGTTGTATATTTTCCATTGAGAATAGTTTGATGGACTCTCGCTGCCTCCGCCTAGACGCAGACGAAAAAATTACTCGGTAAAttctaaatcaaaataaaaaaaattaagtattgtaaatacttaattgaaatatgttttttttttttttaaataagcatttttaaaaaaaaaaactatattaatttcgTCATGTATGTATAGTGCTAAGTAGCAAGACTGAATGACatgaacttaaataataaagtaacctACCTACATTGCCCTCGACAATGAAATCCTAGACTAcctctaaataattatttaaggaaTAACCTGTTTGTCTGATCACAGAGATATTTGAACAGTAAATTTTGTGTTAACTTTACATGATAATATGTACCTTTATTTTGCTGTTGCGAGATCATATTGGAGCTTCTGAGATCATATATGACACCCTTCATGCCAACATTaactattgaatttaatatttgctcATCCGGACGACACCTGCGGTGTTTTGGACCGTATAGAGGCTGACCAGCTCGAAGAAGAACAGCCTGGAAGTCATAGAAATagcattttcattaatttttaccaGTCTGAATCAGAGTGATGTATgcttattacatataaatttaattatgaatttttcaatCACATTGATGACCTTATATTGTTTATGAGATTTCATTAGTATTGTAgatcttaaattaatgtttatatataaaataatctttttaaaatgctACATTGATGCCATAATTACAAGTTTCATCAACAAATCAAAACAGCAAACGGCTACACAACAGAGCTTTTATCTGATATggactattttattatgaaaataaatcgtcttctagtaattttttattattgatagttattagttaatataagatttctttatattatttttcataaataggCATATTTTCACTAAATTAAGAATTAGTTGTTCtcctgtaaataataataacaaagaaaagtaacaatttaaatcataacaaTAAACTTACACCATTGTTATGTCTATACGAGAGCACAGGGAAGCGGCCGCCCTGTCTGAATGTTGCTGCCGCGGCCAGGGTCTCATCATCTATACACTTTGGTACAACCACAGCTTTCGGATAACTTTGACAGACTGTATAATTTTGATTCACTCTCGATATACGCCATTCCTCTGTGGCAATCACTTTTGTGAATTCTCCTTcaatactaaaaatttattaatgtaaaactatAATCATACTTTAGTTAGTGAAAATGAAAAGTCTAACGATGTATTTGCAGAGTATTTTTCATATGATAACATGGACACACTACCTGTAAAGGGTATAACCATTTTCCATTATGGGATGCATATGCCTGTAAAAGAAGGGATAGAAAAGGGTAGGGTCCTGTATACTTGACAAGTTTTCCAATGTCTGAGCTAGCAAGGATAATTCTGTCGTGTTATTGATATCCAGTTGAAATATTCTCAAATCtttgcattttaaatacagaaaaCCACCTTGTACGACTCCACCACTCAATTTGTTCTCCTTTTTTTCGATACTGTCTATGTTCCTGTGCAATAGCTggaatattgtataaaaataaatagttcaaatatgtcattaagataaattttaacaatatatatctattatttattacccaTAGTTCGCGAACACCTTCTTTTCGCGAACTTAATATGAGGTGGTGACCAGTTATACACACTGTTCCATCTACGTTATCATGATGAGGATATCGTAATATCACTCCGTCtaacttatttataaggaTAAGCTCTATAAATTCCATTAGACcgatttagtatatatatttttacaatattattacattattatttgttaattttaacaacTAGATAGCGCTGCGCGCACAATTCGGTTTCTTTTGACAATTAACATTTCTTGTGAGTTGtgacagttttaaaaatacggATGTATAAACTTGAAACTTGTAGATTTCAACAGAAGTTTagataattgattattatttatatatagtttcgtAGGTATTTTATTAGAGGACCTAACATTAAAAGATGTCATTATctttaactaaattatacataaacatttatggagacatttttttatacttgcaatgttaaaaacaaaacattcattcttattttatacctTCCTATCTTGAGATAGTGCGATACACTTTAATCGTGAAGAAAAGAAacgcatatatttttgtgggactgatttaaatacaaaagtatCCTGTGTCAGGCTCCATCTATTCATAAGTTATAGcattacacataaaataacatacgtATGAGTGAAATAGGTAGCGAATACGATGAAATATAGTATAAACTATAAACGACAGTTTGAGCTATGGCAATGTGTGGTTTCTTGCGttcgttgtaatatttttggcttaatttgttaaattggTGTCATTGATGGATAAAAcgagttttattataagataaaaacaaCGAATATCTATAGGatacaaactttaaatatacattaaaggGATATAACTAGTGGTGAGTGATTACAGATTTGTGTGATTGTAACTATTGAAAGTAGGTAGGTAACTTGGCTGGCTGGATGGCTGAGCTTGGGTAATGACCGGTTCCAATATTAAGAATCAGTTAAATACCATTAGAACTAATTTTCATGCcgcttattttgttttaatttataattttactcatCAATTCTTTGTTTAGGACATGGAGGAGAATTCTGAAATTCATATGGAAACAGATGTTTCTTTAACAACTGAGAGTGCTTGTGACACTGAAGACGTGATGGAAACTCATGGCGACGTAGAAACAGTCATAATTGTGGAAAATACAGCTGAGGAAGAACTGTTTGGATCTTTAAACAGTGATACTATTATATGCTCTAAACCATCAACTGAAATGAATAGCAGTGATAATGGTTCAGAAGGTTCACAAACAAAAATGGTACCTCAAACTACTATCAATGATGTAAGGAATGATGAAGAACAATCCTTGTATAGACATGATCAGGAGCACAAAACATACAACAACAAGCATAAGGCATCTAGGATTGAACAGCTACAGTCACCATTGAAGACTGATGATTCCCAGTCGACACTGAATGAACAGTCTTCACTACctgataaacaaaatataaatagcaatgAAAAATCACCAACAAAGAATTGTCATGAACAGAGCCCACTGGAAAACTCCAAGGCTATACCTGAAACCGATGATTCAAAGAAGGATTGCGATGATGATAATCATTCTTTGGACACTGAAGAGTCACAGGATTTGAAGACATCTCCATTAAAAGGGATTGACTCAAATAACACAGATAAAGAACAAcctgttttaaaaattgatcAATCACCTAAAACTTACATATCTAGACATAATTCTCAAACTAAGTGTGATcagaaacaaaacattacatGCACTATCTCCAGCAGTGCTGTCGATGATGCTGACTCCGATGATGTGATGAATCCTGCTttgaattctaataaaaacattgatggAACTTTAGCAGCCCAAGTACAGATTCCATCGCAGAATTCACCAGAACCGGCTTTAAGTGAGCCTGatgataaaactattaactctTCTAACACTGACCAGGAAGAAGACTGTATGAAACTAACTTACACATCTATTGAACCAAGTGAAAATGACCATGATTCTCAAACGGAAAATATGTCAGATGACAaagatcaaaataaaaatattagcagGGAGCTAAAATCACTCATAAAATCAGCCAAAGAATCTAAAATCATCAGTGAATGTAATCAAGTTACAAGCAAAACCAGAAAATCGAGATCAACTCTAGACGCTAGTTTGAATACATCAGTAGAATCTGGCAAAATTCAAGATATACGAAGAAGCAGTGTTAATTCACAGAAAAGCAACTGCAGTGAAAAGTCAGAGAAGGCTCCGAAAAGGTCGATGAGGTCTCAGAATCCTGAATTTGTGAATAAGgtaaaacaatttcttaacTCTGTAACGGGAAAGATTCATAAAACTGATTCAGACGAAGAAATCGATGTTGCGAAGGAGACGCAATATGAAACAGTGTACTCACCgtctaaaaagaaaaaacagttTGAAAATATGGAAGTAGATGTAAGTAATAGTAGATAAGATTTAAAAGCATTACACAatacacttatttttatttaatttctacatCTGTATTGTAATTCATAATCATGATcgatatacaataaattcatGTATCCTCGGCAGCCAACAACGAATACCAACAAGTTACGCACAGATCCTTACTGCTGGCGGTGTCATTGGGCTGTTGAACCGGTTGCCAATGAAAAGGGTCATCCTCCGATGCAATGCACCGTTTGCCCTCGAGCTATACACTACAAGTGTCTCAACAGCAATGAAAGAAATAAGATAACAGCTGAGAAGAGTTGGGTCTGTCCCGAATGTATGGTTGTACTTCATGCTGAGAGTTCGGAGACCAGGTATTTGGAGTTACTTTAACATTAGTTCAGCCACAATCGAGTGTATCAACAATAttatacagattatattatattatgaatgttgTAACATAAATTTCAATGCTTTTACAGATCACCGGCCATGAGAAAAGTTTCACTGGGACAACTTTGTGAGCTGCTCCATTACGCTTTGAGAAGACTGAAAAATTTGAATGGGGTAATTATACATGGACATTATAGATTTATCATGTAATTACTGAGTCATCCGATATATATAGGACATCCTCTGAGACCTGTgcaatattaatgtatgatACTTATAATATGGCACAATGCGAATGCATCAAATTTAGTTTCTCATTACGCAAGCTGTTTTCTTACAATTGCTTACATCTACATTTTGTTCgtgagaataaatatttttaagaattaaagcgaaaaatatataaatatatatgttattattcagctttatattatatataattagtggacaaatataatttgatgcTATTAAGACGTTTttacattgatataaaattattgatggCGCCGCCatgtttttttacttaacatCCACAAAATGGTTGCCGTTCGCCAAGCGAGGTCATTTGACAAATCCgccctttatttatttgaataatttgtgttaaggaggtttaataaaaaatagatagtaagcattttaaaaaagtataataacaaatgaggttaaacaataaaaatttcattccatataactatatatatttatagaataaatacgAAACGCAAACGCGTTAGACTTTACACTAAGGTGAAAACGACCTTGCTAGCTATCTGCTGGCGGAACACCATCTATCTCTTTCTGACATGTTAAAAGCTTGTATATCTGTCTCGCTCTgaactaataataaacattctcCGTTCATCAGAATTCTCGTTCTGTTCATACTCTGCAtttgtaattgtatttttttcgtaatgGAGatatggtatttttatttaataatgcaaTTAAATGTTCTCTCCATGCATTCACTGTTATTTACTAAGTAGAAGGAATTAAAGAGCCATATGTACTTTAtacctataataataatattgttgtttatttgatattatttcgtAATCGATCACCAAATGTCACTAAAGCATGATATTACTGCCTACGTTAATGTTGttcctttattatattttctattaccaGTCATGTATGTAGTCTATTATATAATCGCTGACGTAATTTCCAGGTGGAACCATTCCTTCAGCCAGTGGATCGCACCGTATTCCCAGACTACGACAACTACATAGTACATCCGATGGATCTGTCGCTGATGAAGGATAATATAACCGAAGGACTCTACGGCAGCACGGAAGCGTTCCTAGCTGACACGCAATGGATTTTACACAAtagtattatattcaatacatgtaagttatttttttttaaatttcttattaaatgatCGGAATGCGTTTGGTGTGTAGAAAATTGTGTTCTtctattgctttttttttttttttaaacatacgtCGCTTTCTCCTGATtatgagttatttattttgctgcttcagattattttttttttttaatgtttgacgttagaaatgaaatattgaaatctttaaatcatatagatatattaacatcgatttaaaaaatgatagTGCATGTGGTGAAAACAGGTAATCATTATCATCAAAGTAGAATttgatttcttaaaaaaaaaatctttcctCATAGTTTTGACTTAGATTACTCCTAACACTGTTTAGGCTACTTATTTAGTAcacatacaataattatatatagactCTTTTGAGTTCAAAAAGGAGAGATACTACATAATATCACAGGAGTTTAAATATCAAACCAAACGAACACACCGACTAACACACTAACATTATGTCAACCGAGATCGCAGCAGATAATCTAATTTGATGGCTCAGTGCTTCCCACAGTGCAATCCAAGCTGACTGGCGGTGCGAGGGCCCTGGTCCGTTCTTGTAAGGCTGAGATGGGTGAGATTGAAGCCTGCCCCGAGTGCTATGCAGCGGCACATGCCAGGAAACCCACCTGGTTCACTGATGTCTGCTCAACACCACATGTGCTACTTTGGGCTAAGCTTAAAGGTTCATCTctcactattttatataaaaaaaaaagatatgtcCAAAAATAAGAGGTACTTTAAGCGCTTTTCACTTCCGTTCAACAATGTTATTGACAGTTTTTGGGACATTACAAGTTTGTACAGTTCGAAATATATTAAGCCCATGTGAATGGTATctcttaatgtaaaatatgataaaatatataaaatcgtaaaaaaatataaaaccaaatGATTTCCATGCTACGTTATGtcaataactatatttaaagagtagtcaaatgtttatttttttaattatagatatatttctacacaataaaaagtttgtatatattatagtgttCTTGATTATTCTGTGTTGATTAtagattaaacaataaatgtttCCAGGTTTCCCCTATTGGCCGGCCAAAGGTATGACGGTCAGCAATACTGGCATGGTCGATGTTAGGTTCTTCGGAGCCCACGATCGTGCTTGGGTTCCAGCGAGAGACTGCTTTTTATTCTGTGAAAAAGATCCGAATAATTTCAGATCGAAACGTCAGGATATATTGGATAGTATGCAGGTAACATCAGAAAGGTTTTATTCAGACATTATACATGTAGTTTATATGAGAAGTTTGTTCTTAAGATATTCAaccattgaaaatatattaaaaatatccttaGCTTAACCATACAAACATTTGCCTATTGTTAAGCCCATATCTAAATATTAGAATCAGGGCATTAAATTCTTAGAGTAATCTCCTATGGTTACTTTATTATGTACTTTCATTATATTCTAGGAAGCGGAACAACACATACGTAATATATCCCGGAAATACGGCCAGTACGTGTATCCGCCTTTCAAGACACCGTTCGATCCAACAAAACTAACCGAGCAGTTAAAGATGATGGTCtgtagattaaatatatatattataaatatatgaaatatagtaATGGCGAAGTTAATTATCAATTTTGATTCTTCAGATACCAACATTTGACGGTGAGGTCGGTGTGTCTGTTAGTAAACAGACGAATTCCCCAACAGTCCCTAAAGGGAAAAGCAGGTCGAACTCTAAAAGCTCCAAGAGTTCGGGCAATGATGGGTgggaattttataataataagaactatattatatatataataattcattattgcTCGTTATGCTTAGtgcattaatgtttatatcaaataatataatggattttatatatagaagcTATATCTAATCTACCCTCGTTCCCTCATAATCTAATAcagaacaatatttaaaagactaCCTTACTCAATACTGTTTTCAGTGATGTGAGTGAGTGTGAGGACGTCCAGGAATCCAGAAAAATGTCTGGCGGTGCTGAGATAGCTCGTGATGATGACTTTACACCTGAAAAGTtagttaatacatattttatatgaaatatttgatttttaaccAGGAATTCATTGATATAGATTGAAATGTACCATTGTAGAAATGTTTgttattacagaaataaaacatcagAGCTACATGATAGCGAAAAAGAAACGACACGCAAGCGTCGACGATCGGAGCTCGAAGAGGCGGTTATAACTATCATGGACAGTTCCAGTGACAAACGGAGGAAAGTCGAAACCGATAAAGTTGTTGTGAAGAAGGAAACCACAAAAGAAATTGATACCAGCAAAGAGAACGAAGTTAATACAGAAGATAACAGCAAGGAAGCAAACGAGAAGGCTCAAGAAGTAACGGCTGGTAACGACAAAGCAGTCGCTGGAAATAGTATGGAGGTAGACGTTACTCCCAATACAACACCGGTCAAGACAACTCCTAAAGTGAAACCAATAAGAATCACTCTATCCAGAGACAACGACAGAGCTATAACGATACCAAAGATCGTGAGGTCGGACAAAGAAGTCGAGGTGGACAAACTGAgcgacaaaaataaatcacagaaGAGAAGGAACTCTAGACACAAACACATCAACAGTCAGAACGGCAAGGCGGATAAACAGGAAAAGAAAGTCGAAAAAGATAATATAGtcaagattattataaaagataaaaataaagatacatGTAAGACCAAAGTGTCGGATGATAAATGTGAGAAATCAAACAAAACGGGGCCGGACGCCAATAAATCCAAGGAGCAAAACGATGACGACGCCACATTAGCCGTCATAGCTCGCGAAGTAACAAAGGCGAACGTTTCCGGACTACCCACCATAAGTAGTGTTCGCAGTTTATCAACTACCGCCCAAAACTTGGACACTACCACGGTAACTACGACCTCATCGCAAACTACGGAAGTCACTATCACGGTCAGTGCCAATTCAAGCATATTTACACCCACCAGTACAGAAAATGTTCGTAATATCAAGGAGGCGGTGCATAAATTACAGAAATTGAGAAGCGACGAAACGCCTCTGGTTGGAAGAGTCGGAGTGCGAGCGTTCGCCCGGATGACGTCACCGGAACCACGGACAAGCAAATTGGAAAGCATGCTGGTTGAAGTGAAATCGGAACCGAGCGAAATCGAAGATACAGAGAGGCAGGTTGAGAAGGTGGATATGATGAAACAGTTCCACCTACGACCGGTGAATCCACCGAACGCTAACTTGAGGGAAGTACGTATGAACAAAGTCGTGGTCGCGCCGCTGGCTCGTAAGACCGTGGCCAAACAACCGGATGCGAGGATCAAGGCGAAGAAAACATTCCCACAGCCGAGGAAGGTCGATGACGGCAGATCGGAGTTGAACAGTAAAAACTCCATGGTGTACATTCCTATACAGCCGCCGAGCACACAAGCACCCGTACGACCCACCAAGCCCATCACTATAAATGGTACAGCGAACACGCAGACTGTTAGACCCCCAGTAACCGCCACAAGCGCAGGTTAGTTTAATACCCAACGTTACTCATAACAACTCATTTCTAAATATGTACTCTAATAGTTTGTTTGATAGTACATTGTAGCAAAGACgaataaaaaactgtaaacTGAATTGAATATGattataatctatttacaGCTAACAACATAGTGAATACAATGACGACCCCGCTTGTACCATCGTCATTAAATCCATGCGTCCAACCGACCACAGTCGCCACTACCAATACGACTTGCTTGACCACCGTTACCCAAGCACCAACATCTGGCTCGAACACTGGGCCAGCTAATTTCGTCCAAGTGTCCAACGTGAGCCAATCTTCCGTTATTGGGCCAACCACAACCGTCAGTCCGGTTTCGACGACTGCCCAATTGCCAACAGTTGGCCAATTGAATGCCATCGGTCAGGTGCCGACGAATGTCCACACGGTACCATTGATAACATCCGTCAATGGCCAGTGGACGTTCAGCTTGCAACCTATCATGTCTGTCGGCGGCCTGGACGTGAGTATTCTTTAATGTACTACCtaatgaatacattttaaaattattatttttttgtcttttatattGTGTTAGTACTCAGGTAATCAAATCGTATTCTGTCTTTCTGAGGGAGATATATCAACAGAGaactcttaataaaatatccataaataatttataagcaaaataatatttccaacTTCATGTATGtcgtattttcatttacatgtaataatttgaatgttcCGTTTCCAGGAGACGTCGCCTTTAATAAACGGACTCCCAGACCG contains:
- the LOC116778978 gene encoding MYND-type zinc finger-containing chromatin reader ZMYND8-like isoform X2 — its product is MEENSEIHMETDVSLTTESACDTEDVMETHGDVETVIIVENTAEEELFGSLNSDTIICSKPSTEMNSSDNGSEGSQTKMVPQTTINDVRNDEEQSLYRHDQEHKTYNNKHKASRIEQLQSPLKTDDSQSTLNEQSSLPDKQNINSNEKSPTKNCHEQSPLENSKAIPETDDSKKDCDDDNHSLDTEESQDLKTSPLKGIDSNNTDKEQPVLKIDQSPKTYISRHNSQTKCDQKQNITCTISSSAVDDADSDDVMNPALNSNKNIDGTLAAQVQIPSQNSPEPALSEPDDKTINSSNTDQEEDCMKLTYTSIEPSENDHDSQTENMSDDKDQNKNISRELKSLIKSAKESKIISECNQVTSKTRKSRSTLDASLNTSVESGKIQDIRRSSVNSQKSNCSEKSEKAPKRSMRSQNPEFVNKVKQFLNSVTGKIHKTDSDEEIDVAKETQYETVYSPSKKKKQFENMEVDPTTNTNKLRTDPYCWRCHWAVEPVANEKGHPPMQCTVCPRAIHYKCLNSNERNKITAEKSWVCPECMVVLHAESSETRSPAMRKVSLGQLCELLHYALRRLKNLNGVEPFLQPVDRTVFPDYDNYIVHPMDLSLMKDNITEGLYGSTEAFLADTQWILHNSIIFNTLQSKLTGGARALVRSCKAEMGEIEACPECYAAAHARKPTWFTDVCSTPHVLLWAKLKGFPYWPAKGMTVSNTGMVDVRFFGAHDRAWVPARDCFLFCEKDPNNFRSKRQDILDSMQEAEQHIRNISRKYGQYVYPPFKTPFDPTKLTEQLKMMIPTFDGEVGVSVSKQTNSPTVPKGKSRSNSKSSKSSGNDGDVSECEDVQESRKMSGGAEIARDDDFTPEKNVCYYRNKTSELHDSEKETTRKRRRSELEEAVITIMDSSSDKRRKVETDKVVVKKETTKEIDTSKENEVNTEDNSKEANEKAQEVTAGNDKAVAGNSMEVDVTPNTTPVKTTPKVKPIRITLSRDNDRAITIPKIVRSDKEVEVDKLSDKNKSQKRRNSRHKHINSQNGKADKQEKKVEKDNIVKIIIKDKNKDTCKTKVSDDKCEKSNKTGPDANKSKEQNDDDATLAVIAREVTKANVSGLPTISSVRSLSTTAQNLDTTTVTTTSSQTTEVTITVSANSSIFTPTSTENVRNIKEAVHKLQKLRSDETPLVGRVGVRAFARMTSPEPRTSKLESMLVEVKSEPSEIEDTERQVEKVDMMKQFHLRPVNPPNANLREVRMNKVVVAPLARKTVAKQPDARIKAKKTFPQPRKVDDGRSELNSKNSMVYIPIQPPSTQAPVRPTKPITINGTANTQTVRPPVTATSAANNIVNTMTTPLVPSSLNPCVQPTTVATTNTTCLTTVTQAPTSGSNTGPANFVQVSNVSQSSVIGPTTTVSPVSTTAQLPTVGQLNAIGQVPTNVHTVPLITSVNGQWTFSLQPIMSVGGLDETSPLINGLPDRSTSLAPLPSLPGVQTIQMPLNTICSNPETPGEPPRLQQKPLLNPLDPSTPIGAVPPPSTAGPLTAKLNQNAVKLTDFFRTLLEDTLDKVDEPAAQATLLKMQIEHMQWRHMQEIREMKHNHELTVTEMRAAYEKDKARAVSEARRTAQVELEAAVKATKAKQWCAHCSQEAQFYCCWNTSYCDYPCQKAHWNTHYSQCTQQRNAATNGDNANAIEKRLQSAPESLPKSTQAPALTVGNKLTTTRVFSQDSTAQKTSIIVSMMEDQSGNQAMKCVGTYKAPGNSQVSPLVVNKQIMNTDEGSKKVVTSGGYLIVGGSTPLVTPPRRTHTIYYT